Proteins from one Salarias fasciatus chromosome 14, fSalaFa1.1, whole genome shotgun sequence genomic window:
- the gucy1b2 gene encoding guanylate cyclase soluble subunit beta-2 has product MFYLQYGFINTCLKSLVIEKFGEETWLKLRKEAGVQDTFMTHEVYEDEITLQLVSAACKLLGVAPEVVLMQFGEYFFEFCKRSGYDHMLRTLGGNLFEFTENLDALHSYLSLSYKEMNAPSFRVERNPDGTLLLHYYSDRRGLCHIVPGIIGAVVKDFFSSELTMEIVNQVEELERTGKKEHVVFLVKQQPAADRSGVVKTKAESSHRDRSVQPAKMINSSTFGQLWSSPPQGCGFSVHRSRWETIRSLVQLGKGRLLRGFEPVYPETLNIDMKTFCHVFPFHIVFDEQLLVRQAGVNLQRIVPGLQTMNIHLDQYFSIVHPEVTFTISSIRKFINSHFVLQTRQDMMPEAWRDRPVLQLRGQMIWMASVECMLYQASPLLRSLQELEEREMHISDIAQHDVTRDLILLNHQRLAEMELSNQLERKKEELRLLSQHLEEEKKKTETLLYAMLPKHVANELKEGKSVEAGEFKECTILFSDVVTFTNICAVCEPIQIVHMLNSMYLRFDRLTTVHNVYKVETIGDAYMVVGGVPIPVASHAERVANFALGMTLASREVINPVTGGSIQIRVGLHSGPVLAGVVGEKMPRYCLFGDTVNTASRMESHGLPNKIHLSPSVFQVLKNKCFVIEKRGEIEVKGKGLMTTYFLEKNVGVSDQQILGLADSDGHEESQTSSEPALQGQSKDELSLKPLQYEDDLPLSEVPDAQICPSPKSIGPGSYESMCTDEHSEDQLELMKKFDQMEQKNVGRLGSKVETGEQRLITASVETNYFTQTRICVVL; this is encoded by the exons ATGTTTTATTTGCAGTATGGATTTATTAACACTTGCTTGAAGTCACTGGTGATTGAAAAGTTTGGGGAAGAGACATGGCTCAAACTCAG GAaagaagctggagtccaggacACCTTCATGACACATGAGGTTTATGAAGATGAAATCACCCTGCAGCTGGTATCTGCAGCCTGCAAGCTTCTGG ggGTTGCACCAGAGGTTGTTTTGATGCAGTTTGGAGAGTACTTCTTTGAGTTCTGCAAGCGCTCTGGTTATGACCACATGCTGCGGACTTTAGGAGGAAACCTCTTTGAGTTCACTGAGAACTTAGATGCTCTTCACAGCTACCTCTCCCTCTCCTATAAG GAGATGAATGCACCATCCTTCCGGGTGGAAAGGAATCCTGACGGCACCCTGCTTCTCCATTATTATTCAGACCGCAGGGGCCTCTGCCACATTGTCCCCG GCATTATCGGCGCTGTTGTCAAAGACTTTTTCAGCAGCGAGTTAACGATGGAGATAGTCAaccaggtggaggagctggagaggaccGGCAAGAAGGAGCATGTGGTTTTCCTGGTTAAACAACAACCAGCTGCTGATCGCTCCGGTGTGGTCAAAACTAAGGCTGAGTCCTCTCACAGGGACCGATCAGTCCAGCCTGCC AAGATGATAAATAGCAGTACTTTTGGTCAACTTTGGTCCTCCCCCCCTCAGGGCTGTGGTTTCTCAGTGCACAGGAGTCGCTGGGAGACAATCAGGAGCTTGGTTCAACTTGGAAAAG GCAGGCTGCTGCGAGGCTTTGAGCCAGTCTATCCTGAAACACTCAACATTGATATGAAGACTTTCTGccatgtttttcctttccatatAGTCTTTGATGAGCAG ctgctggttCGCCAAGCTGGAGTCAATCTCCAGAGGATCGTCCCGGGCCTCCAGACGATGAACATCCATCTGGACCAGTACTTCAGTATTGTGCACCCTGAGGTCACATTCACCATCTCCAGCATCCGCAAGTTCATCAACAGTCACTTTGTCCTGCAGACACGCCAGGACATGATGCCTGAGGCCTGGAGGGACAGGCCTGTGTTGCAGCTCAGAG GTCAGATGATCTGGATGGCCTCTGTGGAGTGTATGCTCTACCAGGCCTCTCCCCTGCTGAGGAGCcttcaggagctggaggagagggaaaTGCACATTTCTGACATCGCTCAGCACGACGTCACCCGAGACCTCATCCTGCTCAACCACCAGCGGCTGGCTGAAATGGAGCTGTCCAATCAGCTGGAGCGAAAGAAGGAGGAGCTGCGTTTGCTGTCTcagcacctggaggaggagaagaaaaagacagagacCCTGCTGTACGCCATGCTGCCCAAACACGTGGCCAACGAGCTGAAAGAGGGCAAATCAGTGGAAGCAG GAGAATTTAAAGAGTGCACCATACTATTCAGTGACGTGGTGACCTTCACCAATATCTGTGCCGTGTGTGAACCCATTCAAATCGTCCACATGCTGAACTCCATGTACCTGCGCTTCGACCGACTCACGACCGTTCACAATGTCTACAAG GTGGAGACCATAGGAGATGCTTATATGGTGGTAGGTGGGGTTCCCATACCGGTTGCCAGCCATGCTGAGAGGGTGGCGAACTTTGCTTTGGGCATGACCTTAGCTTCCCGGGAGGTTATCAACCCTGTGACCGGAGGATCCATTCAG aTCCGTGTGGGTCTCCACAGTGGTCCAGTACTGGCAGGTGTGGTTGGGGAGAAGATGCCTCGCTACTGTCTGTTCGGGGACACTGTTAACACCGCCTCCCGCATGGAGAGTCACGGCCTCCCCAACAAGATCCATTTGAGCCCATCTGTATTCCA GGTCCTGAAGAATAAATGCTTTGTGATAGAGAAGAGGGGAGAGATCGAGGTGAAGGGGAAGGGTTTGATGACCACTTACTTTCTTGAAAAGAACGTTGGCGTCAGCGATCAGCAGATTCTGGGCCTGGCTGACTCAGATGGACATGAGGAGAGCCAGACGAGCAGTGAGCCAG CTCTTCAGGGACAGAGTAAAGACGAGCTTTCACTGAAGCCTCTACAATATGAAGATGACCTGCCGCTGTCGGAAGTGCCTGATGCCCAGATTTGCCCATCTCCCAAGTCTATTGGCCCAGGGAGTTACGAAAGCATGTGCACAGACGAACATTCAGAGGACCAGCTAGAATTAATGAAGAAATTTGATCAAATGGAGCAGAAAAATGTTGGGAGATTAGGTAGTAAGGTGGAAACAGGGGAGCAGCGTTTGATCACTGCATCTGTGGAAACCAACTATTTCACCCAAACCAGGATCTGTGTGGTCCTCTGA